The sequence ATGATTCGTTTTACCGTTGCCACACCAATACCAAGAGCATCCGCAGCACGCTTCACACTCGGTTCCGCTGGTATGATTTTGTTTCTGTCAAAATACTGCTTGACAGAAACAGTAACTTTCTTTATTTCAGGAGTCAGGGGCTTGCCTCGACATGAAAACATAATCTAACCATTTTCCTTTTTGTATGAATCAAAATTATGGGTAGATTACAATGCTTTTGCCTCCTTTGTCAAGTATCAATTCATTTGCGCCGGACTATAGTATGCCTCAATTAAAAATAAACGCTGCAACGCCGTAGATCGGATTTTTTACAACGCCATCAGTTTCTTTTAAGCTGGGGAAACAAAATCACGTCCCTGATGGAGGCGGAATCGGTCAAAAGCATGGCCAGCCGGTCGATGCCGATTCCCTCTCCCGCTGTGGGCGGCATGCCGTATTCCAGGGCCTCGATATAATCCCCGTCCATTTCATGGGCCTCCCGGTCGCCGGCCTTCCGGCTCTCCACCTGCTTGAGAAAGCGCTCTTTCTGGTCCTGGGGATCGTTCAGCTCGGAAAAACCGTTGGCGATTTCATACCCCGCGATGAAAAGCTCAAAACGATCCGTGAAACGGGGGTCGGCGTCGCTTTTCCTGGAAAGCGGCGAAATCTCCGCCGGATACTGCGTGATAAAGGTGGGCTGAATGAGCCTGGGCTCCACCAGCGCGTCAAAAAGTTTGGCGATGATTTTGCCGACGCTTTCGGTCTTGGTGAGTTGCACCTGCCTGGAGGCGGCGAATTCCAGAAGCGCCGCCCTGTCGTTTAAAATGGCCGGATCCGCGCCCGCGATCTCCTCCATGGCCGACATCAGGGTCATCTCCCGCCACTCGCCCCCGAAATCGATCCGCTCCCCCTGGTATGAGACGACGGAGGCGCCCGCGGCTTCCCGGGCCGCGTGGGAAAGCATCTCCCGGGTCAAATCCATGAGATCGCGGTAATCGGCGTAGGCCTGGTAAAACTCCAGCATGGTGAACTCGGGGTTGTGCTTTGTGGAAATTCCCTCGTTTCTGAAATTCCGGTTGATCTCAAACACCCGCTCAAAACCGCCCACCACCAGGCGCTTCAGGTACAGCTCCGGGGCGATGCGAAGGAACAGGTCCATGCCCAGGGCGTTGTGATGGGTTTTAAAGGGCTCGGCCTCGGCGCCCCCCGGGATGGGATGCATCATGGGGGTCTCGACTTCAAGAAAATCCCGTTGGGTCAAAAAGTCCCGGATGGCCTTGACGATTTTGGCGCGTTTCACAAAAATGTCCCGGGAATCGGGATTCATGATCAAATCCAGGTACCGGCGGCGGTAGCGTTTTTCCTGGTCTTTGAGACCATGAAATTTTTCAGGAAGGGGCCGAAACGCCTTGGAAACCAGCCTCAGCTCCAGGGCCATGAGGCTCCACTCCCCGGTCCGGGTGGCGAACAAAGGTCCCCGGACCCCGATAAAATCCCCGATGTCCAGCCTTTTCAAAAGGGAAAGGCCGTCTTCCCCGGCCCGGTCCTTGTGGATGTAGGTCTGGATTGTTCCGGTCCGGTCCTTGAAGCG is a genomic window of Candidatus Desulfarcum epimagneticum containing:
- the lysU gene encoding lysine tRNA synthetase, inducible (Evidence 2a : Function from experimental evidences in other organisms; PubMedId : 10913247, 2183178, 2188953, 7735833; Product type e : enzyme), which encodes MDETSEILKKRKEKIDALRRDDIRIFPNDFAVTHSVEEVRAAIDPEAKEPGDDAPVFSVAGRIMAINRFGKSAFIRFKDRTGTIQTYIHKDRAGEDGLSLLKRLDIGDFIGVRGPLFATRTGEWSLMALELRLVSKAFRPLPEKFHGLKDQEKRYRRRYLDLIMNPDSRDIFVKRAKIVKAIRDFLTQRDFLEVETPMMHPIPGGAEAEPFKTHHNALGMDLFLRIAPELYLKRLVVGGFERVFEINRNFRNEGISTKHNPEFTMLEFYQAYADYRDLMDLTREMLSHAAREAAGASVVSYQGERIDFGGEWREMTLMSAMEEIAGADPAILNDRAALLEFAASRQVQLTKTESVGKIIAKLFDALVEPRLIQPTFITQYPAEISPLSRKSDADPRFTDRFELFIAGYEIANGFSELNDPQDQKERFLKQVESRKAGDREAHEMDGDYIEALEYGMPPTAGEGIGIDRLAMLLTDSASIRDVILFPQLKRN